The DNA window CCGGAAACGATCAACTACCGCACCTTCAAGCCGGAGCGTGACGGCCTGTTCTGCGCCGCGATCTTCGGTCCGGTCAAGGACTACGAGTGCCTGTGCGGCAAGTACAAGCGCATGAAGCACCGCGGCGTGGTGTGCGAGAAGTGCGGCACCGAGGTCACCCTGGCCAAGGTCCGTCGCGAGCGGATGGGCCACATCGAGCTGGCCGCCCCGACCGCGCACATCTGGTTCCTCAAGTCGCTGCCTTCGCGCATCGGTCTGATGCTGGATATGACGCTGCGTGATATCGAGCGGATCCTGTATTTCGAAGCCTTCGTGGTGATCGACGGCGGTCTGACGGCGCTGGAGCGCGGTCAGCTGCTGAGCGAAGACCAGTACCTGGAAGCCGTCGAAGAGCATGGCGACGAATTCGATGCCCGCATGGGTGCCGAAGCCGTGGGCGAGCTGCTGAAGTCGCTGGACCTGCCGGCCGAAGTCATCCGCCTGAAGGAAGAAATTGCCTCCACCAATTCCGAGACCAAGCTGAAGCGGCTGACCAAGCGCGTGAAGCTGATCGAGGCCTTCCTGGAGTCGGGCAACCGTCCGGAATGGATGGTGCTGACCGTGCTGCCGGTGCTGCCGCCGGACCTGCGTCCGCTGGTGCCGCTGGACGGCGGCCGTTTCGCGACCTCGGATCTGAACGATCTGTACCGTCGCGTGATCAACCGCAACAATCGTCTGAAGCGCCTGCTGGAACTGGCTGCGCCCGACATCATCGTGCGCAATGAAAAGCGCATGCTGCAGGAGTCGGTGGATGCCCTGCTGGACAACGGCCGTCGCGGCCGTGCCATCACCGGCAGCAACAAGCGCGCGCTGAAGTCGCTGGCCGACATGATCAAGGGCAAGCAGGGCCGCTTCCGCCAGAACCTGCTGGGCAAGCGCGTCGACTACTCCGGTCGTTCGGTGATCGTGGTGGGGCCGACCCTGCGTCTGCACCAGTGCGGTCTGCCCAAGAAGATGGCGCTGGAGCTGTTCAAGCCCTTTATCTTCGCCAAGCTGCAGCAGCGTGGCGAAGCCTCGACCATCAAGGCGGCCAAGAAGCTGGTCGAGCGCGAAGAGTCGCAGGTCTGGGACATCCTTGAAGAAGTGATCCGCGAGCATCCGGTGCTGCTGAACCGTGCGCCGACCCTGCACCGTCTGGGCATCCAGGCCTTCGAACCGAAGCTGATCGAAGGCAAGGCCATCCAGCTGCATCCGTTGGTCTGCACCGCCTTCAACGCCGACTTCGACGGCGATCAGATGGCCGTGCACGTGCCGCTGTCCATCGAGGCGCAGCTGGAAGCGCGCGCTTTGATGATGGCGACCAACAACATCCTTTCGCCCGCCAACGGCGAACCCATCATCGTGCCTTCGCAGGACGTGGTGCTGGGGCTGTACTACATGACCCGCGAGCTGGTGACGGCGAAGGGCAGCGGCATGGTGTTCGCCAACGTCGCCGAAGTCCGTCGCGCCTACGACAACCGTGCGGTGGAACTGCACGCCAAGGTCAAGGTCCGCATCCACGCCGTGGAAGTCGACGCCGATGGCAACCGCACGGAAACGACCAAGCTGGTGGATACCACCGCCGGTCGTGCCCTGCTGATGGAAATCCTGCCTGAAGGCCTGCCCTTCGAGCTGGCCAACACCGAGCTGACCAAGAAGTCGATCTCGCGGCTGATCAACCAGTGCTACCGTCTGCTGGGTCTGAAGGACACCGTGGTGTTCGCCGACCAGCTGATGTACACCGGTTTCCGCTTCGCGACCCGTGCCGGCATTTCGATCGGCATCGATGACATGATCATCCCTGACCAGAAGAAGCCGATTCTGGAAGAGGCCGAGAAGGAAGTCGTCGAGATCCAGGAACAGTACCAGTCGGGTCTGGTCACCGCCGGCGAGCGCTACAACAAGGTGGTCGATATCTGGTCGCGTACCAACGAACTGGTCGCCAAGGCCATGATCGACGGTATCGGCACCGAGAAGGTGGTCGATGCCGAAGGCAAGACCGTCAACCAGAAGTCGATGAACTCGCTGTACATCATGGCCGACTCCGGTGCCCGAGGCTCGGTGGCCCAGATTCGTCAGCTGGCCGGCATGCGTGGTCTGATGGCCCGTCCCGATGGCTCCATCATCGAGACGCCCATCAAGGCCAACTTCCGCGAAGGCCTGAACGTGCTGCAGTACTTCAACTCTACCCACGGTGCCCGTAAGGGTCTGGCGGATACGGCGTTGAAGACCGCGAACTCGGGTTATCTGACCCGTCGTCTGGTCGACGTGGCCCAGGACGTGGTGATCACCGAATTCGATTGCGGCACCTACGAAGGTCTGGTGATGCAGGCCGTGGTCGAAGGCGGCGATGTGGTCGAGCCGCTGCGCGAGCGCGTGCTGGGTCGTGTCGTCTGCGAAGACGTGTATGCTCCGGGCAGCGATGATCAGCCCATCGTCGAGCGCGGCACCCTGCTGGACGAACAGCTGGTCGAGAAGCTCGATCACGCCGGCGTGCAGATCGTCAAGGTCCGTTCGCCCATCGCCTGCTCGGCCGAGCATGGTGTCTGCGCCCAGTGCTACGGTCGCGACCTGGCTCGTGGCCATCTGGTCAACATGGGTGAAGCCGTCGGTGTCGTGGCCGCCCAGTCGATCGGCGAGCCCGGCACCCAGCTGACCATGCGTACCTTCCATATCGGTGGTGCGGCATCGCGAGCGGCGGCGGTCGACAATGTGTCGGTGCGCACCACGGGCAGCCTGAAGTTCAACAATCTGAAGACCGTCCAGCACTCGCAGGGCCATCTGGTGGCCGTGTCGCGTTCGGGCGAAGTCTCGGTGATCGATGCCAACGGCCGCGAGCGCGAGCGCTACAAGGTGCCTTACGGCGCGATTTTGTCGCTGAAGGACGGCGAGGCGGTCAAGGCCGGACAGACCGTGGCCAACTGGGATCCGCATACCCATCCGATCGTCTCGGAAGTGGCCGGTGTGGTCCGCTATATCGACTTTATCGATGGCGTGACCGTGCAGAGCCAGACCGACGACCTGACCGGTCTGGAGTCGGCGGTGGTCACCGATCCGAAGCGTCGCGGTACCGCGGCCAAGGATCTGCGGCCCATCGTGCGTCTGGAAGACAACCAGGGCCGCGAGCTGAAGCTGCCGGGTACCGATGTGTCGGCCCAGTACTTCCTGCCTGCCGGCGCCATCGTGTCGATCCAGAACGGTGCCGAGGTGGGCGTGGGTGACGTGGTTGCCCGTATTCCGCAGGAAACCTCCAAGACCCGCGACATCACCGGTGGTCTGCCTCGCGTGGCTGACTTGTTCGAAGCCCGCAAGCCCAAGGAGCCGGCGATTCTGGCCGAGCGCTCGGGTGTCATCAGCTTCGGCAAGGACACCAAGGGCAAGCAGCGTCTGATCATCAAGGACGTGGACGGTGACGAGCACGAGGAGCTGATTCCGAAGTGGCGTCAGGTCATCGTGTTCGAAGGCGAGCATGTGGAGAAGGGCGAGACCGTCGTGGACGGCGAACCCAATCCGCACGACATCCTGCGCCTGCTGGGTGTCGAGCCGCTGGCAGCCTATCTGGTCAAGGAAATCCAGGACGTTTACCGTCTGCAGGGCGTGAAGATCAACGACAAGCACATCGAGTCGATCATCCGTCAGATGCTGCGCAAGGTGGAAATCACCGAGCCGGGCGACAGCACCTATCTGCGCGGCGAGCAGGTCGAACGTATCCGCATCAATGCGGAGAACGAGAAGGCCGTCTCCCGTGGCGAGCATCCGGCCAGCTACCAGTCGGTGCTGCTGGGTATCACCAAGGCATCGCTGGCGACCGAATCGTTCATCTCGGCGGCCTCCTTCCAGGAGACCACCCGGGTGCTGACCGAGGCGGCTGTCCGCGGCACCAAGGATAACTTGCGGGGCCTCAAGGAAAATGTTATTGTTGGCCGCTTGATTCCGGCAGGTACCGGCCTGGCGTATCATGCGCAGCGTCGCAATGCTGACGGCCTGTCCGCCTTCGACTTCGAAGTGCTGACCGGCGCAGGCAGCAGCGATGCCAAGCCCGCCAAGGCAGAGGTCGACGCCGGCAGCCTTTGAGCTGGCCGGCGGCCGCAAGTCGCTGAAAGCATGCGGGGGCGCAAGGAAGCGCCCCGTTGATTGCAGAGTATGGATGGCCCGGGCCTCGCTTGTCCCTGACAGCGGGCTCATGTTAAATTCCCGCTTCTTGGCAGGCCGCAGCCCGGTCTGTCTTTATGTTTCCCAGGATAGCTACACATGGCAACGATCAACCAGCTGGTGGGCAAGCCTCGCAGCCCGAAAAGCTACAAGAGCGCCTCTCCGGCGCTGCAGGGCAGCCCGCAACGTCGTGGTGTCTGCACCCGCGTCTACACGACCACCCCGAAGAAGCCGAACTCGGCTCTGCGCAAGGTCGCCAAGGTGCGTCTGACCAATGGCTACGAAGTCATCAGCTACATCGGTGGCGAAGGTCACAATCTTCAGGAGCACTCCGTGGTGCTGATCCGTGGCGGTCGTGTCAAGGATCTTCCGGGTGTGCGTTATCATACGGTTCGCGGCAGTCTCGACTGCGCCGGTGTCGCCAAGCGTCGCCAGGCACGTTCGAAGTACGGCGCCAAGCGTCCGAAGTAAGTAAAGGACACGAGACATGTCGCGTAAAGGTTCACATCCCGCCCGTCAGGTTCTGCCGGATCCCAAGCACGGTTCCCAGCTGATTGCCCGTTTCATCAATATGGTGATGAAGAGCGGCAAGAAGTCGGTGGCCGAGAGCATCGTCTACGGCGCGCTGGCCCATCTGGGCGAGAAGAACGCCGAGCCGGTCCAGCTGGTCGAAAAGGCCCTGGGCAACATCGCCCCGGCCGTCGAAGTCAAGTCGCGTCGCGTCGGTGGTGCCACCTATCAGGTGCCCGTCGAAGTGCGTCCGGGTCGTCGCATGGCGCTGGCCATGCGTTGGGCCATCGATTCCGCCCGCAAGCGCGGCGAGACCTCGATGCCGCGCAAGCTGGCTGCAGAGCTGCTGGAAGCTTCGGAAAACCGTGGTGGCGCGATCAAGAAGCGCGAAGAAACCCACCGTATGGCCGAAGCCAACAAGGCGTTCTCGCACTACCGCTGGTAATATCTCCGCTCGCGTCAAGTCGAGGGCCTTCCCGTGGCACGCACCACTCCGATCGAGCGTTATCGCAATTTCGGCATCATGGCGCATATCGATGCCGGGAAGACCACGACGACCGAGCGGATACTGTTCTATACCGGCGTCAACCGGAAACTGGGCGAAGTGCATGACGGCACGGCGGCCATGGACTGGATGGAGCAGGAGCAGGAACGGGGCATTACCATCACATCGGCGGCCACGACCTGCTTCTGGCAGGGTATGGACCGTTCGCTGGCACAACACCGCCTCAACATTATCGATACGCCAGGGCATGTCGACTTCACCATCGAAGTCGAGCGTTCCCTGAGAGTATTGGATGGGGCGGTGTTTGTGCTGTGCGCCGTCAGTGGGGTGCAGCCGCAGTCGGAAGCCGTCTGGCGACAAGCCAACAAATATCGCGTGCCCCGGCTGGCGTTCATCAACAAGATGGACCGGGTCGGTGCCGATTTCGAGCAGGTCGTAGCCCAGTTGCGGGTGCGGCTCGATGCCATGCCGGTGCCGATGCAATTGCCGATCGGCGCCGAGGACGAGTTCGAAGGCGTTGTCGATCTTGTCCGCATGCAGGCCATCTACTGGGATGGCGACAGTCAGGGCATGCAGTTCGAATACCGCGACATTCCCGCAAACCTGACAGCCGAGGCTGAGCAGGCCCGCGAGCGAATGGTCGAGGCGGTCGCGGAGACTTCCGAGGCCTTGATGGACAAATATCTCGAGGATGGTGAATTGTCATCCGAAGAGATCATGCAGGCCTTGCGGCAGGCCACCATTGCCAACCAGATCGTGCCCGTGTTCTGTGGCTCGGCCTTTCGGAACAAGGGTGTGCAGGCGCTGCTCGATGGCGTGGTGGCCTTGCTGCCGTCGCCGGCCGAGCGCCCTGCGATCTGCGGGCTGGACGAGCAGGGGCGTGAAGTGCGGCGCGAGCCGACCGACGAGGCCCCTTTCTCGGCGTTGGCCTTCAAGATCATGCAGGACCCGGAGGCGGGGACGCTGACTTTCTTCCGTGTCTATTCGGGGACGCTGGCCAGCGGCGATCAGATCTACAACCCCGGTCAGGGCCACAAGGAGCGGATCGGGCGCCTGGTGCAGATGCATGCCAACGAGCGCGAAGAGCTGAAAGACGTCCGTGCCGGCGATATTGCCGCAGCGGTCGGTCTGAAGGATGTCGTCACCGGCGATACGCTGTGCTCGTATCGCGATGTGCTCAGTCTGGAGCGGATCATGTTCCCGGAGCCGGTGATCGCGGTATCGGTGGAGCCGCGTACCGAGGCCGACCAGTTCCGGCTGGGGCCGGCGCTGGCGCAGTTGGCCGCCGAGGATCCCTCGTTCCGGATCCGGGTCGATGCCGAAAGCGGGCAGACCGTGGTGTCGGGTATGGGCGAGCTGCACCTGGATATCATCGTCGAGCGCCTGCGCCGCGAGTATCAGGTGGAGATCAATGTCGGCCGGCCCCAGGTGGCTTACCGTGAGGCGATTTGCGCAGCGGTCCGCCAGGAATGCCGCTTCAGTCGCCAGGTAGGAGGCATGGGGCAATATGCGCATGTGGTGCTGGAGTTGGAGCCGGCACCGGCAGGCAGCGGCTACAGTTTTGAAAACGCCATTGTCGGCGGTACGATGCCCAAGGAATTCGGTGTCGCCATCGACAAGGGCATCCAGGAAGCGATGCTGCATGGTCCGCTGGCCGGTTATCCGGTGGTGGACATGAAGGTCCGCCTGGTCGACGGGTCCTACCATGCGGTGGATTCGTCGGAAATGGCCTTTCGGATTGCCGGTGCGACGGCCTTCCGGGATGGCTTCGGCAAGGCGCAGCCGGTGTTGCTGGAACCGATCATGCAGGTTGGGGTGGCGACTCCGGAAGAGTACATGGGTGACGTGATGGGCGAGCTCAGTCGGCGTCGCGGCCTCTTGCAAGGGGCTGATGACACCCCATCTGGTAAGTTGATCACGGCGTGTGTACCGTTGGGCGAAATGTTTGGTTATGCCACCAGCCTGCGTTCGCAAACCCAGGGGAGGGCAACCTTCACCATGGCGTTCGATCACTATGCTGATACGCCCGGCACCATTGCCGAGCAGGTCATGAAAGTGGCTTGATGGCTGACGGGCTGGCCCGTCGGATGACACGAATTGGATTGTTTTTCTGTACTTTTGAGGTTTTCAAATCATGGCAAAGGGTAAATTCGAGCGGACCAAGCCGCACGTGAACGTGGGCACCATCGGCCACGTGGATCATGGCAAGACGACGCTGACCGCCGCACTGACCAAGATCGGTGCCGAGCGCTTCGGTGGCGAGTTCAAGGCGTATGACGCGATCGATGCGGCGCCGGAAGAAAAGGCTCGTGGCATCACGATTTCGACCGCTCACGTCGAATACGAATCCCCGACCCGTCACTACGCCCACGTCGACTGCCCCGGCCACGCTGACTATGTGAAGAACATGATCACCGGTGCCGCCCAGATGGACGGCGCGATCCTGGTGTGCTCGGCCGCTGACGGCCCGATGCCGCAGACCCGCGAGCACATCCTGCTGTCGCGTCAGGTCGGCGTGCCGTACATCGTGGTGTTCCTGAACAAGGCCGACATGGTCGACGACGCCGAGCTGATCGAGCTGGTCGAAATGGAAGTCCGCGAACTGCTGTCGAAGTACGACTTCCCGGGTGACGATACCCCGATCATCCAGGGTTCGGCTCTGAAGGCGCTGGAAGGCGACCAGTCGGATATCGGCGTGCCGGCCATCATCAAGCTGGTCGATGCGCTGGACACCTACATTCCGGAACCCGAGCGCGACATCGACAAGTCGTTCCTGATGCCGGTGGAAGACGTGTTCTCCATCTCCGGTCGTGGCACCGTGGTGACCGGTCGCGTCGAGCGCGGCATCATCAAGGTCGGTGAGGAAATCGAAATCGTCGGCATCCGTCCGACCACCAAGACGACCGTGACCGGCGTGGAAATGTTCCGCAAGCTGCTGGATCAGGGTCAGGCGGGTGACAACGTGGGTCTGCTGCTGCGCGGCACCAAGCGTGACGACGTCGAGCGTGGCCAGGTGCTGGCCAAGCCGGGTTCGATCACCCCGCACACCGATTTCGAAGCCGAAGTCTATGTGCTGTCGAAGGATGAAGGTGGTCGTCACACCCCGTTCTTCAAGGGCTACCGTCCGCAGTTCTACTTCCGTACCACCGACGTGACCGGTGCCGTGGAACTGCCGGAAGGCGTGGAAATGGTGATGCCGGGCGACAACATCAAGATGGTGGTGAGCCTGATCCATCCGATCGCCATGGACGAAGGCCTGCGCTTCGCGATCCGCGAAGGCGGTCGTACCGTCGGCGCCGGCGTGGTGGCCAAGGTTATCAAGTAATCCCCAGTGATTGCCGAGTGACTGAAAGGGCGGAAGCGAAAGCTTCCGCCTTTTTTTATCCTGCGCGTCGGCTGCCCAGTCCGCAGCTGCATGGGTCATGGGGGTGATGACGGTCTTTCCGTTTGGCCATCTTTGTGATTGCTTTCACCGTGCGTCACTGAGGGTTCCGCCGGAAGGCGGCGCGTGGGATATCTCACAGTGTCCCCGTGGTTGCGGCTGATATCCCAGAACAGCCGCGCGACCAAGATGCCGCTGGCCAGGGTAAACCCGAGATTCATCAAGACCAGCATGGTCAGGAGGCCCATGCGGCCTCCCGAACGGCCAGCGTGGCAGGATGGATGTGGGCCGCGGCGGTAAAGCTTGCGCCAGCGCCTCCTGCAATCACGCCGAAAGCCCCGCCGAAGCCTGCGCCAATGGGGCCGCCAATGGCAGCGCCGACGGTGGACCCGATGGCTCCACCAGTGAGGGCACCCCCTATAACGGCGCCGATGATGGCTGTAGCGGATGCGCCGCCCTGAATCTGGTCAACTTGTGTGCTGTCCAATTCCATCATGGTCATGTCCTCATATGATGATCATGGAAGATAGTAAGCTTCGGCTGCCGGCGGATCCGGGAAGATGCCGTCAGACGGATGCCGTCGCCTGACGGGTTGCCGGTGGCTGGCCCGTGTCAGCGCGCCGCCTCATGTCCGGCAAGCATTCCGCCGAAGGCGCCTATACCAAGACCCAAGGCGCCGC is part of the Frateuria aurantia DSM 6220 genome and encodes:
- the rpsL gene encoding 30S ribosomal protein S12, producing MATINQLVGKPRSPKSYKSASPALQGSPQRRGVCTRVYTTTPKKPNSALRKVAKVRLTNGYEVISYIGGEGHNLQEHSVVLIRGGRVKDLPGVRYHTVRGSLDCAGVAKRRQARSKYGAKRPK
- the rpoC gene encoding DNA-directed RNA polymerase subunit beta', which produces MKDLLNLFNQQRATPDFDAIKIALASPELIRSWSYGEVKKPETINYRTFKPERDGLFCAAIFGPVKDYECLCGKYKRMKHRGVVCEKCGTEVTLAKVRRERMGHIELAAPTAHIWFLKSLPSRIGLMLDMTLRDIERILYFEAFVVIDGGLTALERGQLLSEDQYLEAVEEHGDEFDARMGAEAVGELLKSLDLPAEVIRLKEEIASTNSETKLKRLTKRVKLIEAFLESGNRPEWMVLTVLPVLPPDLRPLVPLDGGRFATSDLNDLYRRVINRNNRLKRLLELAAPDIIVRNEKRMLQESVDALLDNGRRGRAITGSNKRALKSLADMIKGKQGRFRQNLLGKRVDYSGRSVIVVGPTLRLHQCGLPKKMALELFKPFIFAKLQQRGEASTIKAAKKLVEREESQVWDILEEVIREHPVLLNRAPTLHRLGIQAFEPKLIEGKAIQLHPLVCTAFNADFDGDQMAVHVPLSIEAQLEARALMMATNNILSPANGEPIIVPSQDVVLGLYYMTRELVTAKGSGMVFANVAEVRRAYDNRAVELHAKVKVRIHAVEVDADGNRTETTKLVDTTAGRALLMEILPEGLPFELANTELTKKSISRLINQCYRLLGLKDTVVFADQLMYTGFRFATRAGISIGIDDMIIPDQKKPILEEAEKEVVEIQEQYQSGLVTAGERYNKVVDIWSRTNELVAKAMIDGIGTEKVVDAEGKTVNQKSMNSLYIMADSGARGSVAQIRQLAGMRGLMARPDGSIIETPIKANFREGLNVLQYFNSTHGARKGLADTALKTANSGYLTRRLVDVAQDVVITEFDCGTYEGLVMQAVVEGGDVVEPLRERVLGRVVCEDVYAPGSDDQPIVERGTLLDEQLVEKLDHAGVQIVKVRSPIACSAEHGVCAQCYGRDLARGHLVNMGEAVGVVAAQSIGEPGTQLTMRTFHIGGAASRAAAVDNVSVRTTGSLKFNNLKTVQHSQGHLVAVSRSGEVSVIDANGRERERYKVPYGAILSLKDGEAVKAGQTVANWDPHTHPIVSEVAGVVRYIDFIDGVTVQSQTDDLTGLESAVVTDPKRRGTAAKDLRPIVRLEDNQGRELKLPGTDVSAQYFLPAGAIVSIQNGAEVGVGDVVARIPQETSKTRDITGGLPRVADLFEARKPKEPAILAERSGVISFGKDTKGKQRLIIKDVDGDEHEELIPKWRQVIVFEGEHVEKGETVVDGEPNPHDILRLLGVEPLAAYLVKEIQDVYRLQGVKINDKHIESIIRQMLRKVEITEPGDSTYLRGEQVERIRINAENEKAVSRGEHPASYQSVLLGITKASLATESFISAASFQETTRVLTEAAVRGTKDNLRGLKENVIVGRLIPAGTGLAYHAQRRNADGLSAFDFEVLTGAGSSDAKPAKAEVDAGSL
- the tuf gene encoding elongation factor Tu, with product MAKGKFERTKPHVNVGTIGHVDHGKTTLTAALTKIGAERFGGEFKAYDAIDAAPEEKARGITISTAHVEYESPTRHYAHVDCPGHADYVKNMITGAAQMDGAILVCSAADGPMPQTREHILLSRQVGVPYIVVFLNKADMVDDAELIELVEMEVRELLSKYDFPGDDTPIIQGSALKALEGDQSDIGVPAIIKLVDALDTYIPEPERDIDKSFLMPVEDVFSISGRGTVVTGRVERGIIKVGEEIEIVGIRPTTKTTVTGVEMFRKLLDQGQAGDNVGLLLRGTKRDDVERGQVLAKPGSITPHTDFEAEVYVLSKDEGGRHTPFFKGYRPQFYFRTTDVTGAVELPEGVEMVMPGDNIKMVVSLIHPIAMDEGLRFAIREGGRTVGAGVVAKVIK
- a CDS encoding Blp family class II bacteriocin → MMELDSTQVDQIQGGASATAIIGAVIGGALTGGAIGSTVGAAIGGPIGAGFGGAFGVIAGGAGASFTAAAHIHPATLAVREAAWAS
- the rpsG gene encoding 30S ribosomal protein S7; its protein translation is MSRKGSHPARQVLPDPKHGSQLIARFINMVMKSGKKSVAESIVYGALAHLGEKNAEPVQLVEKALGNIAPAVEVKSRRVGGATYQVPVEVRPGRRMALAMRWAIDSARKRGETSMPRKLAAELLEASENRGGAIKKREETHRMAEANKAFSHYRW
- the fusA gene encoding elongation factor G, whose amino-acid sequence is MARTTPIERYRNFGIMAHIDAGKTTTTERILFYTGVNRKLGEVHDGTAAMDWMEQEQERGITITSAATTCFWQGMDRSLAQHRLNIIDTPGHVDFTIEVERSLRVLDGAVFVLCAVSGVQPQSEAVWRQANKYRVPRLAFINKMDRVGADFEQVVAQLRVRLDAMPVPMQLPIGAEDEFEGVVDLVRMQAIYWDGDSQGMQFEYRDIPANLTAEAEQARERMVEAVAETSEALMDKYLEDGELSSEEIMQALRQATIANQIVPVFCGSAFRNKGVQALLDGVVALLPSPAERPAICGLDEQGREVRREPTDEAPFSALAFKIMQDPEAGTLTFFRVYSGTLASGDQIYNPGQGHKERIGRLVQMHANEREELKDVRAGDIAAAVGLKDVVTGDTLCSYRDVLSLERIMFPEPVIAVSVEPRTEADQFRLGPALAQLAAEDPSFRIRVDAESGQTVVSGMGELHLDIIVERLRREYQVEINVGRPQVAYREAICAAVRQECRFSRQVGGMGQYAHVVLELEPAPAGSGYSFENAIVGGTMPKEFGVAIDKGIQEAMLHGPLAGYPVVDMKVRLVDGSYHAVDSSEMAFRIAGATAFRDGFGKAQPVLLEPIMQVGVATPEEYMGDVMGELSRRRGLLQGADDTPSGKLITACVPLGEMFGYATSLRSQTQGRATFTMAFDHYADTPGTIAEQVMKVA